One Streptomyces coeruleorubidus DNA segment encodes these proteins:
- a CDS encoding PLP-dependent cysteine synthase family protein: MQSLTKAAIPSGRSTLSGLVGNTPLLRVSEPLAPAGRGFWAKLEGFNPGGIKDRPGLHMVERARARGDLRPGGRIIESTSGTLGLGLALAGMVYGHPVTLVTDPGLELSMTRLLTAYGAQVNVVSEPHPTGGWQQARRDRVQRLLEQHPGSWCPDQYSNPDNVAAYTPLALELASEMGHIDVLVCSVGTGGHSAGVSRVLRQLYPELTVVGVDTTGSTIFGQPARPRLMRGLGSSIYPRNVAYENFSEVHWVAPHEAVWTCRQLAASHYATGGWSVGAVALVAGWLARTMPADARIVAIFPDGPQRYLGTVYDDDYCAAHGLLDSPPAPEPELIGRLDEKEVTRWTRCTTVVDPLTLQGAEQDVAQDASGVGSDSVEEDR, translated from the coding sequence ATGCAGTCATTGACCAAGGCCGCGATCCCCTCGGGCCGGTCCACCCTGTCCGGACTGGTCGGCAACACCCCGCTGCTGCGGGTGTCGGAGCCGCTGGCCCCGGCCGGACGTGGCTTCTGGGCGAAGCTCGAAGGGTTCAACCCCGGCGGCATCAAGGACCGTCCGGGGCTGCACATGGTGGAGCGGGCCCGGGCCCGTGGCGACCTGCGGCCCGGCGGACGGATCATCGAGTCCACCAGCGGCACCCTGGGCCTGGGGTTGGCCCTGGCCGGGATGGTGTACGGCCACCCCGTCACCCTGGTCACCGACCCGGGGCTGGAGTTGTCCATGACCCGGCTGCTGACCGCGTACGGCGCCCAGGTCAACGTCGTCTCCGAGCCGCACCCCACGGGTGGCTGGCAGCAGGCCCGCCGCGACCGCGTCCAGCGACTGCTGGAACAGCACCCCGGCTCCTGGTGCCCGGACCAGTACAGCAACCCCGACAACGTCGCCGCCTACACCCCGCTGGCCCTTGAACTCGCCTCCGAGATGGGCCACATCGACGTACTGGTGTGCAGCGTCGGCACCGGCGGCCACTCGGCCGGCGTCTCCCGGGTCCTGCGCCAGCTCTACCCGGAGCTGACCGTCGTCGGCGTGGACACGACCGGCTCGACGATCTTCGGCCAGCCCGCCCGGCCCCGGCTGATGCGCGGACTCGGCTCCAGCATCTACCCCCGCAACGTCGCCTACGAGAACTTCAGCGAGGTGCACTGGGTCGCCCCGCACGAGGCCGTGTGGACGTGCCGCCAACTGGCCGCCTCCCACTACGCCACCGGCGGATGGAGCGTCGGCGCGGTCGCGCTGGTGGCCGGCTGGCTGGCGCGGACGATGCCCGCGGACGCACGGATCGTCGCGATCTTCCCCGACGGCCCGCAGCGTTACCTGGGAACGGTCTACGACGACGACTACTGCGCCGCCCACGGCCTGCTGGACTCCCCACCGGCGCCCGAACCGGAACTGATCGGCCGCCTGGACGAGAAGGAGGTCACCCGCTGGACGAGGTGCACCACCGTGGTCGACCCCCTCACCCTGCAAGGCGCGGAACAAGACGTCGCCCAGGACGCTTCGGGCGTCGGGTCCGACTCCGTGGAGGAGGACCGGTGA
- a CDS encoding heavy-metal-associated domain-containing protein → MSNCCTPDGSCHTTTEIKTTYKVGGVGSAHCQGVVAKAVGGLDEVAAVEVEIGTGLVTVTTAAEPDEALDALIAKTVDEAGYDFAGRVAA, encoded by the coding sequence GTGTCGAACTGCTGCACCCCTGACGGAAGCTGCCACACCACGACGGAGATCAAGACCACCTACAAGGTCGGCGGCGTGGGCAGCGCACACTGCCAGGGCGTCGTCGCCAAGGCGGTCGGCGGCCTGGACGAGGTCGCCGCGGTCGAGGTCGAGATCGGCACCGGCCTGGTCACGGTGACGACCGCGGCCGAGCCCGACGAGGCGCTCGACGCGCTGATCGCCAAGACCGTCGACGAGGCCGGCTACGACTTCGCCGGCCGCGTGGCCGCCTGA
- a CDS encoding heavy metal translocating P-type ATPase encodes MTTTTPGAAEVELAIGGMTCASCAARIEKKLNRLDGVEATVNYATEKAKVTYREDVTVPDLIAAVEATGYTAQEPRPETARSDDSASGEGSAQAESDELRPLRQRLLAAVALAVPVIAMAMVPALQFEYWQWLSLTLAAPVVTYAAWPFHKAAWTNAKHGAATMDTLISVGTAAAFLWSLWALFFGTAGTPGMTHPFELTIARTDGAGNIYLEAAAGVTAFILAGRYFEARSKRKAGAALKALLELGAKDVTVLRGGREELIAVGDLKVGDRFLVRPGEKIATDGVVVEGSSAVDASMLTGESVPVEVGTGDAVTGATLNAGGRLVVEATRVGADTQLARMAKLVEDAQNGKAAAQRLADKISAVFVPVVIALALGTLGFWLGNGAGLTAAFTAAVAVLIIACPCALGLATPTALMVGTGRGAQLGILIKGPEVLETTRKVDTIVLDKTGTVTTGKMTLLAVHTADGTDEDEVLRLAGALEHSSEHPIAQAVASGAAARVGALPVPEDFANIAGLGVQGIVEGHAVLVGREKLLDEWAMSLPAVLQRAKAEAEAAGRTAIAVAWDGEARAVLEVADAIKETSPEAIRRLRGLGLTPILLTGDNKAVAEAVAAETGIAPEHVIAEVMPQDKVDVVKRLQDEGRSVAMVGDGVNDAAALAQADLGLAMGTGTDAAIEAGDLTLVRGDLRVAADAIRLSRKTLGTIKSNLFWAFAYNVAALPLAAAGLLNPMIAGAAMAFSSVFVVGNSLRLRGFQPADR; translated from the coding sequence ATGACCACCACCACGCCCGGCGCCGCCGAGGTCGAACTCGCCATCGGCGGCATGACCTGCGCCTCGTGCGCCGCCCGGATCGAGAAGAAGCTCAACCGCCTGGACGGGGTCGAGGCCACCGTCAACTACGCCACCGAGAAGGCGAAGGTCACCTACCGCGAGGACGTGACCGTCCCGGACCTGATCGCGGCGGTCGAGGCCACCGGCTACACCGCACAGGAGCCCCGGCCCGAGACCGCCCGCTCCGACGACTCCGCGTCCGGTGAGGGCTCCGCGCAGGCGGAGAGCGACGAGCTGCGGCCGCTGCGCCAGCGGCTGCTCGCCGCCGTGGCACTCGCCGTCCCCGTGATCGCGATGGCCATGGTCCCGGCGCTGCAGTTCGAGTACTGGCAGTGGCTCTCACTCACGCTGGCGGCGCCCGTGGTGACGTACGCCGCCTGGCCCTTCCACAAGGCCGCCTGGACGAACGCCAAGCACGGTGCCGCGACGATGGACACGCTGATCTCCGTCGGCACCGCGGCGGCGTTCCTGTGGTCGCTGTGGGCGCTGTTCTTCGGCACGGCCGGCACGCCGGGCATGACCCACCCCTTCGAGCTCACCATCGCCCGCACCGACGGCGCCGGGAACATCTACCTGGAGGCCGCGGCGGGTGTCACGGCCTTCATCCTGGCCGGGCGGTACTTCGAGGCTCGCTCCAAGCGGAAGGCGGGGGCGGCGCTGAAGGCCCTGCTGGAGCTCGGCGCCAAGGACGTCACGGTGCTGCGTGGCGGCCGGGAAGAGCTCATCGCTGTCGGCGACTTGAAGGTCGGCGACCGGTTCCTGGTGCGGCCCGGCGAGAAGATCGCCACCGACGGTGTGGTCGTCGAGGGGTCGTCCGCCGTGGACGCCTCCATGCTCACCGGCGAGTCGGTGCCGGTCGAGGTCGGCACCGGGGACGCCGTCACCGGCGCCACGCTCAACGCCGGCGGCCGCCTGGTCGTCGAGGCCACCCGCGTCGGCGCCGACACCCAGCTCGCCCGCATGGCCAAGCTGGTGGAGGACGCGCAGAACGGCAAGGCCGCCGCACAGCGGCTGGCCGACAAGATCTCCGCGGTCTTCGTCCCGGTCGTGATCGCCCTGGCGCTCGGCACTCTGGGCTTCTGGCTCGGCAACGGCGCCGGACTGACCGCCGCCTTCACCGCCGCGGTCGCCGTCCTGATCATCGCCTGCCCGTGCGCCCTGGGCCTGGCCACGCCGACCGCCCTCATGGTCGGCACGGGGCGCGGCGCCCAGCTCGGCATCCTCATCAAGGGCCCGGAGGTCCTGGAGACGACGCGCAAGGTCGACACCATCGTCCTGGACAAGACCGGCACCGTCACCACCGGCAAGATGACCCTGCTCGCCGTGCACACCGCGGACGGCACCGACGAGGACGAGGTCCTGCGCCTCGCGGGCGCTCTCGAGCACTCCTCCGAGCACCCCATCGCCCAGGCCGTCGCCTCCGGCGCCGCTGCCCGGGTCGGCGCACTGCCCGTCCCGGAGGACTTCGCCAACATCGCCGGTCTCGGTGTCCAGGGCATCGTCGAGGGCCACGCGGTCCTCGTCGGCCGGGAGAAGCTGCTGGACGAGTGGGCCATGTCCCTGCCGGCGGTGCTGCAGCGCGCCAAGGCCGAGGCCGAGGCGGCCGGGCGAACGGCCATCGCGGTCGCCTGGGACGGCGAGGCCCGCGCGGTCCTGGAGGTCGCCGACGCCATCAAGGAGACCAGCCCGGAGGCCATCAGGCGGCTGCGCGGGCTCGGCCTCACCCCCATCCTGCTGACCGGTGACAACAAGGCGGTCGCCGAGGCGGTCGCCGCGGAGACGGGCATCGCACCCGAGCACGTGATCGCCGAGGTCATGCCGCAGGACAAGGTCGATGTCGTCAAGCGCCTGCAGGACGAGGGGCGTTCGGTCGCCATGGTCGGCGACGGTGTCAACGACGCGGCCGCACTCGCCCAGGCCGATCTGGGCCTGGCGATGGGAACGGGCACGGACGCCGCGATCGAGGCGGGCGACCTCACGCTCGTGCGAGGCGACCTGAGGGTCGCGGCGGACGCCATCCGCCTGTCCCGCAAGACGCTGGGCACCATCAAGTCCAACCTCTTCTGGGCCTTCGCCTACAACGTCGCCGCCCTGCCGCTCGCCGCCGCCGGACTGCTCAACCCGATGATCGCCGGAGCGGCCATGGCCTTCTCCTCGGTCTTCGTGGTCGGCAACAGCCTGCGGCTGCGCGGCTTCCAGCCCGCCGACCGCTGA